The following are encoded together in the Xanthomonas vesicatoria ATCC 35937 genome:
- a CDS encoding aldo/keto reductase, with the protein MTHPRALGRSGLQVQPIVFGGNVFGWSADEATSFALLDAFVDAGFNMIDTADAYSGWVPGNRGGESETIIGRWLARSGKRDKVLIATKVAKWSEHPGLSPENIAAAVDDSLARLQTDVIDLYQAHEDDESIPLEATLAAFGRLIEQGKVRAIGASNYSAARLRDALDISEQYTLPRYESLQPEYNLYDRAGYEAELEPLVRERGLGVISYYSLASGFLTGKYRSNEDAGKSSARGASVVKQYVNPRGLRILQALDDLAATHNATPAQIALSWLIARPSLTAPIVSATSVTQLHDVLAAAQLSLSAEQIAQLDSASAPEPAAA; encoded by the coding sequence ATGACTCACCCCCGCGCACTGGGCCGCTCCGGCCTGCAGGTTCAACCGATCGTCTTTGGCGGCAATGTGTTCGGCTGGAGCGCCGACGAGGCGACCTCGTTCGCCTTGCTGGATGCGTTCGTCGATGCTGGTTTCAACATGATCGACACCGCCGATGCGTACTCCGGCTGGGTGCCGGGCAATCGCGGCGGCGAGTCGGAAACCATCATCGGGCGTTGGCTGGCGCGCAGCGGCAAGCGCGACAAGGTCCTGATCGCCACCAAGGTCGCCAAGTGGAGCGAGCATCCCGGCCTGTCGCCAGAGAACATCGCAGCGGCAGTGGACGATTCGCTGGCGCGTCTGCAGACCGATGTGATCGATCTGTACCAGGCACACGAAGACGACGAATCGATTCCGCTGGAAGCCACGCTGGCCGCGTTCGGCCGCCTGATCGAACAGGGCAAGGTGCGTGCAATCGGCGCGTCCAATTACAGCGCTGCACGCTTGCGCGATGCGCTGGATATTTCCGAGCAATACACGCTGCCGCGCTACGAAAGCCTGCAGCCCGAATACAACCTCTACGACCGTGCCGGCTACGAGGCCGAACTGGAACCGCTGGTGCGCGAGCGTGGCCTGGGCGTCATCAGTTATTACTCGCTGGCCAGCGGCTTTCTGACCGGCAAGTACCGCAGCAATGAGGATGCCGGCAAGAGCAGCGCGCGTGGCGCTTCGGTGGTCAAGCAATACGTCAACCCGCGCGGCCTGCGGATCCTGCAGGCATTGGACGATCTGGCCGCCACCCACAACGCCACGCCGGCGCAGATCGCCCTTTCCTGGTTGATCGCACGTCCCAGCCTCACCGCGCCGATCGTCAGCGCCACCAGCGTGACCCAGCTGCACGATGTGCTGGCGGCGGCGCAGCTGTCGCTGAGCGCCGAGCAGATTGCGCAACTGGACAGCGCAAGCGCGCCGGAACCTGCGGCAGCGTAG
- a CDS encoding class I SAM-dependent methyltransferase, which translates to MIRNKLACACVMSVMVAMSAPLAMAMKPADSASLPAPDAALQAAINGNWRDRVYVQRDQYRHPGQTLAFFGIKPTQTVIEITPGGGWYSEILAPYLREKGKYVAAVVDPASAPEGRSRDYAQRARDELEKKFQAKPEVYGKPAFVSYVPKSPSFGVDNSADLVLTFRNVHNWRMAGSAEAMFAGFYKVLKPGGVLGVVEHRAKTDVPADDKSGYVGQAQVIAMAEAAGFKLAGKSELNANPRDTKDYPGGVWTLPPSNSHDAADDAKYKAIGESDRMTLKFVKQ; encoded by the coding sequence ATGATCCGCAACAAGCTGGCCTGTGCGTGTGTGATGAGTGTCATGGTGGCGATGAGTGCGCCGCTGGCGATGGCCATGAAGCCGGCCGACAGCGCAAGCCTGCCGGCGCCCGATGCTGCGCTGCAGGCGGCCATCAACGGCAACTGGCGCGACCGCGTGTACGTGCAGCGCGACCAATATCGCCACCCGGGCCAGACGCTGGCGTTCTTCGGCATCAAGCCGACCCAGACCGTTATCGAGATCACGCCCGGCGGCGGCTGGTATTCGGAAATCCTGGCGCCGTACCTGCGCGAGAAGGGCAAGTACGTGGCAGCGGTGGTCGATCCGGCATCGGCGCCCGAAGGCCGCAGCCGCGATTACGCCCAGCGTGCACGCGACGAGCTGGAAAAGAAGTTCCAGGCCAAGCCCGAGGTGTACGGCAAGCCGGCGTTCGTGTCGTACGTGCCCAAGTCGCCGTCGTTCGGCGTGGATAACTCGGCCGACCTGGTGCTGACCTTCCGTAACGTGCACAACTGGCGCATGGCCGGCAGTGCCGAGGCGATGTTTGCCGGCTTCTACAAGGTGCTCAAGCCCGGCGGCGTGCTGGGCGTGGTCGAGCACCGCGCCAAGACCGATGTGCCGGCCGACGACAAGAGCGGCTATGTGGGTCAGGCGCAGGTGATCGCGATGGCCGAGGCGGCCGGCTTCAAGCTGGCCGGAAAAAGCGAACTCAACGCCAATCCGCGCGATACCAAGGACTATCCAGGCGGTGTGTGGACGCTGCCGCCGAGCAACAGCCATGACGCTGCCGATGATGCCAAGTACAAGGCCATCGGCGAGAGCGATCGTATGACGTTGAAGTTCGTCAAACAGTAA
- a CDS encoding pseudouridine synthase — protein MLVLLNKPYGVLSQFSDRSQPPKRTLAEFGLPPDVYAAGRLDHDSEGLLLLTDDGALAHRLTDPRHKQPKTYWVQVEGEPQEAQLQALRDGVVLNDGPTRPASVRMLDPAPELWPRTPPVRVRKTVPDAWLELQITEGRNRQVRRMTASVGLPTLRLVRVAIGDWRLDGLAPGQWRVDDAPSPRQGRGSHR, from the coding sequence ATGTTGGTGCTGTTGAACAAACCCTATGGCGTGCTGTCGCAATTCAGCGACCGCTCGCAGCCGCCCAAGCGCACATTGGCCGAGTTCGGCTTGCCGCCGGACGTGTATGCGGCGGGCCGCCTGGATCACGACAGCGAAGGGCTGTTATTGCTCACCGACGATGGCGCATTGGCGCATCGGCTCACCGACCCGCGGCACAAGCAGCCCAAGACGTACTGGGTGCAGGTGGAAGGCGAGCCGCAGGAAGCACAGTTGCAGGCGCTGCGCGATGGCGTGGTGCTCAACGATGGCCCGACCAGGCCGGCAAGCGTGCGCATGCTTGATCCGGCACCCGAGCTGTGGCCGCGCACCCCTCCGGTGCGTGTGCGCAAGACCGTGCCCGATGCCTGGCTGGAACTGCAGATCACCGAAGGCCGCAATCGTCAGGTGCGGCGGATGACGGCCTCGGTCGGCCTGCCCACCTTGCGTCTGGTGCGGGTGGCGATCGGCGATTGGAGGCTGGATGGGCTTGCGCCTGGCCAATGGCGTGTGGATGACGCGCCGAGCCCGCGACAGGGGCGTGGTTCGCACAGATAG
- the hrpB gene encoding ATP-dependent helicase HrpB, translated as MTDPAFPIAPLLPQIRDSLAAHPRLVLEAPPGAGKTTQVPLALLEAPWLAGRSIVMLEPRRVAARSAALFMARQLGEPVGETVGYRIRFENKTSARTRIEVVTEGILTRMIQDDPMLERVGALLFDEFHERHLAGDLGLALALDVQAQVREDLRIVAMSATLDGERLAGFLDAPRLSSAGRSFPVEIAHFPARRDEALEPQTRRAVEHALLTHPGDVLVFLPGQREIARVQGALQDALDPAIQVLPLHGELSVDAQSQVLQPDAQSRRRVVLATNVAESSVTLPGVRVVIDSGQAREPHYDPNSGFSRLDVATISQASADQRAGRAGRVASGWAYRLWPQSQRLEPQRRAEITQVELAGLVLELAAWGSDALRFVDAPPTGALAAARELLQRLGALSGSGGITPLGRRMLALGTHPRLAAMLAQAGDAPRLALACDLAALLEARDPLRQGGDGLAARWRALAAFRQGRSAPDANRGGLAAIDSAAKQWRRRLRCDTAPPASVEAHALGDLLAHAFPDRIAARHPADPLRYLLANGRSARLFDHSDLRGEPWLVASELRYEAKDALLLRAAPVDEDYLRRSLPERFVQQDVVQWDADKRALVARRQSSFDRIVLDSRPAGRVDPAQAAAALTEAVRQLGLDALPWTENLQQWRARVLSLREWMPELELPDLSDAALLASLDHWLRPAFAGKTRLDALDESSLGEALKGALPWERRQVIDRHAPTRISVPSGMERQISYALDHAQQPLPPVLAVKLQELFGLAETPRIADGRIPLTLHLLSPGGRPLQVTQDLKSFWATTYPDVKKEMKGRYPRHPWPDDPWTAAATHRAKPRGT; from the coding sequence ATGACCGACCCTGCATTCCCCATCGCCCCACTGCTGCCGCAGATCCGCGACAGCCTTGCCGCCCATCCGCGCCTGGTGCTCGAAGCCCCGCCCGGCGCCGGCAAGACCACCCAGGTGCCGCTGGCACTGCTGGAGGCGCCGTGGCTGGCCGGCCGCAGCATCGTGATGCTGGAACCGCGCCGCGTGGCCGCGCGCAGCGCTGCGCTGTTCATGGCGCGCCAGTTGGGCGAGCCGGTCGGCGAAACGGTGGGCTACCGCATCCGCTTCGAGAACAAGACCTCTGCGCGCACCCGGATCGAAGTGGTCACCGAAGGCATCCTGACCCGGATGATCCAGGACGACCCGATGCTGGAACGCGTGGGGGCGTTGCTGTTCGACGAATTCCACGAACGCCATCTGGCCGGCGACCTGGGCCTGGCATTGGCGCTGGACGTGCAGGCCCAGGTGCGCGAGGACCTGCGCATCGTGGCGATGTCGGCCACGCTCGATGGCGAGCGGCTGGCCGGCTTTCTGGATGCGCCGCGCCTGAGCAGTGCCGGGCGCAGTTTTCCGGTGGAGATCGCGCATTTCCCCGCGCGCCGCGACGAAGCGCTGGAGCCCCAGACGCGGCGCGCAGTGGAGCATGCCCTGCTCACCCATCCCGGCGATGTGCTGGTGTTTCTGCCCGGCCAACGCGAGATCGCGCGCGTGCAAGGCGCCTTGCAGGACGCGCTGGATCCGGCCATCCAGGTGCTGCCATTGCACGGCGAGTTGTCGGTGGACGCGCAGAGCCAGGTGCTGCAGCCGGATGCGCAGAGCCGCCGCCGCGTGGTGCTGGCCACCAACGTGGCGGAGTCGTCGGTGACCTTGCCCGGCGTGCGCGTGGTGATCGACAGCGGCCAGGCGCGCGAGCCGCACTACGACCCCAATAGCGGCTTTTCGCGGCTGGATGTGGCGACCATTTCGCAGGCCTCGGCCGACCAGCGCGCCGGCCGTGCCGGGCGCGTGGCCAGCGGCTGGGCGTACCGGCTGTGGCCGCAGTCGCAGCGGCTGGAACCGCAACGGCGCGCCGAGATCACCCAGGTGGAACTGGCCGGCCTGGTACTGGAGCTGGCGGCCTGGGGCAGCGATGCGCTGCGCTTTGTCGATGCCCCACCCACCGGCGCGCTGGCCGCCGCACGCGAATTGCTGCAACGGCTGGGCGCGTTGAGCGGCAGTGGCGGCATCACCCCATTGGGCCGCCGGATGCTGGCGCTGGGCACGCATCCGCGGCTGGCGGCGATGCTGGCCCAAGCCGGCGATGCGCCGCGGCTGGCACTGGCCTGCGACCTGGCCGCGTTGCTGGAAGCCCGCGACCCGCTGCGTCAGGGCGGCGATGGATTGGCCGCACGCTGGCGCGCGTTGGCAGCATTTCGTCAGGGCCGCAGCGCGCCCGATGCTAACCGCGGCGGCCTGGCCGCGATCGACAGTGCCGCCAAACAATGGCGACGCCGGCTGCGCTGCGACACCGCCCCGCCCGCCAGCGTGGAAGCGCACGCGCTGGGCGACCTGCTCGCGCACGCCTTTCCCGACCGCATCGCCGCCCGCCACCCGGCCGACCCGTTGCGCTATCTGCTCGCCAACGGCCGCAGCGCGCGCCTGTTCGACCACAGCGACCTGCGCGGCGAGCCATGGCTGGTTGCCAGCGAGCTCCGCTACGAAGCCAAGGATGCGTTGCTGCTTCGCGCCGCTCCGGTCGACGAGGACTACCTGCGGCGCAGCCTGCCGGAGCGTTTCGTGCAGCAGGACGTGGTGCAGTGGGACGCCGACAAGCGCGCCCTGGTCGCGCGCCGGCAATCCAGCTTCGACCGCATCGTGCTCGACAGCCGCCCCGCCGGCCGCGTCGACCCCGCCCAGGCCGCTGCCGCACTGACCGAGGCAGTGCGCCAACTCGGCCTGGACGCGCTGCCCTGGACCGAAAACCTGCAGCAATGGCGCGCCCGCGTGCTGTCTCTGCGGGAATGGATGCCCGAGCTGGAGCTGCCCGATCTCTCCGATGCCGCACTGCTCGCTTCGTTGGACCATTGGCTACGCCCGGCCTTCGCCGGCAAGACCCGGCTCGATGCACTGGACGAGTCCAGCCTGGGCGAAGCGCTCAAGGGCGCACTGCCGTGGGAGCGCCGCCAGGTCATCGACCGTCATGCCCCCACCCGCATCAGCGTGCCGTCGGGCATGGAGCGACAGATCAGCTACGCACTCGACCACGCACAGCAGCCACTGCCACCGGTGCTGGCGGTCAAGCTGCAGGAACTGTTCGGCCTGGCCGAAACCCCGCGCATCGCCGACGGCCGTATCCCGCTGACGCTGCACCTGCTCTCGCCCGGCGGCCGCCCGCTGCAGGTGACGCAGGATCTAAAAAGCTTCTGGGCCACCACCTACCCGGACGTCAAAAAAGAAATGAAGGGCCGGTATCCACGGCATCCGTGGCCCGACGACCCCTGGACAGCCGCCGCCACCCATCGCGCAAAACCGCGTGGCACCTGA
- a CDS encoding methyl-accepting chemotaxis protein codes for MSTPSLRFVSLQSKLLGALALGLSIILLCALGGLGSAWLSLSGKVPVEVAQATATEELTRDFRLQVQEWKNVLIRGRDPAQLEKHLAGFRDEGKSVQATVTALAGALADPQARTLAQDFAKAHLELQNGYEAALGKFADAGYDTQVGDQLVKGKDRAPSQTLEALVTRSKALADAAVLASSQSAQRELVYSALATIAAALCLVVVLGWWIRRSIVRPIENVALAARLVAAGDLSARAVVSNRDEIGLLGQAMGQVVNTLTDVSTAQAEMARRHEAGHMSYRMDAQAFPGAYGRMVDDTNGLIGAQVDLVGTMLQVMQHYAVGDMSVDMPRLPGEKAQITDAMDTTKRNLAAINGEIRGLVEAAAAGDFAMRGNADAYQFEFRGMVSGLNGLMQNVDQNLAELSQLLKAIADGDLTARMQGNQQGVFARMRDDANATVQRLTDIVGDITLAAQTIRTASAEIAAGNSDLAQRTEQQAANLEETAASMEELTSTVRQNSETAQQASRGAQAAAEIAGRGGQMVASVVDTMGEIEVSSKKIAEIISVIDGIAFQTNILALNAAVEAARAGEQGRGFAVVASEVRALAQRSAGAAKEVKQLIDASVQSVERGSARVDQAGQTMQDIVQSVQQVTTLIAEISAASREQLSGIEQVARTVNDMDETTQRNAALVEEASAAARAMEEQAVELSEAVSVFRLDARKPRLAAVA; via the coding sequence ATGTCCACCCCGTCCCTGCGTTTTGTCAGCCTGCAAAGCAAACTGCTAGGCGCACTTGCACTTGGCCTGTCGATCATCCTGTTGTGCGCCCTCGGCGGTCTGGGATCAGCCTGGTTGAGTCTGTCAGGCAAGGTGCCGGTAGAAGTGGCGCAGGCGACGGCAACTGAAGAACTCACCCGCGATTTTCGCCTGCAGGTGCAGGAGTGGAAGAACGTGCTGATCCGTGGCCGCGACCCGGCACAGCTGGAAAAGCATTTGGCCGGCTTCCGCGACGAGGGCAAGAGCGTGCAGGCCACCGTCACTGCGCTGGCAGGTGCGCTGGCCGACCCACAGGCGCGCACGCTGGCGCAGGACTTCGCCAAGGCGCACCTGGAGCTGCAGAACGGCTACGAAGCGGCGTTGGGCAAGTTCGCCGATGCCGGTTACGACACCCAGGTGGGCGATCAGCTGGTCAAGGGCAAGGACCGCGCACCCAGCCAGACCTTGGAGGCGCTGGTCACGCGCAGCAAGGCGCTGGCCGATGCGGCCGTATTGGCAAGTTCGCAATCGGCGCAGCGCGAGCTGGTGTATTCGGCCCTGGCCACTATCGCCGCCGCGTTGTGTCTGGTGGTGGTGCTGGGGTGGTGGATCCGGCGCTCGATCGTGCGGCCCATCGAAAACGTCGCGCTTGCGGCACGCCTGGTGGCGGCCGGCGATCTGTCGGCGCGCGCTGTGGTCAGCAATCGCGATGAGATCGGCCTGCTCGGCCAGGCGATGGGGCAGGTGGTCAACACGCTCACCGATGTCTCCACCGCACAGGCGGAGATGGCGCGGCGCCATGAAGCTGGGCACATGAGTTACCGCATGGATGCGCAGGCGTTTCCTGGCGCATACGGCCGCATGGTCGATGACACCAATGGGTTGATCGGCGCGCAGGTGGACCTGGTCGGCACCATGCTGCAGGTGATGCAGCATTACGCGGTGGGCGACATGTCGGTGGACATGCCGCGCCTGCCGGGCGAGAAGGCGCAGATCACCGATGCGATGGACACCACCAAGCGTAATCTGGCCGCCATCAATGGCGAAATCCGTGGTCTGGTGGAAGCGGCGGCGGCCGGCGATTTCGCCATGCGCGGCAACGCCGATGCCTACCAGTTCGAATTCCGCGGCATGGTCAGCGGGCTCAATGGTCTGATGCAGAACGTGGACCAGAATTTGGCCGAGCTGTCGCAGTTGCTCAAGGCGATTGCCGATGGCGATCTGACCGCGCGCATGCAAGGCAACCAGCAGGGCGTGTTCGCGCGCATGCGTGACGATGCCAACGCGACCGTGCAGCGTCTGACCGATATCGTCGGCGATATCACCCTGGCCGCGCAGACCATTCGCACCGCCTCGGCAGAAATCGCCGCCGGCAACAGCGATCTGGCGCAACGCACCGAGCAGCAAGCAGCGAACCTGGAAGAAACCGCCGCCTCGATGGAAGAACTCACCTCCACCGTGCGGCAGAACTCCGAGACAGCGCAGCAGGCCAGCCGAGGTGCGCAGGCTGCCGCCGAGATCGCCGGACGTGGTGGCCAGATGGTCGCCAGCGTAGTCGACACCATGGGCGAGATCGAAGTGTCGTCGAAGAAAATCGCCGAGATCATCAGCGTTATCGACGGCATCGCATTCCAGACCAATATCCTGGCGTTGAATGCGGCGGTGGAAGCCGCACGCGCGGGAGAACAGGGCCGCGGCTTTGCAGTGGTGGCCTCGGAGGTGCGCGCGCTGGCGCAGCGCTCGGCTGGTGCCGCCAAGGAGGTCAAGCAGTTGATCGATGCGTCGGTGCAGAGCGTCGAGCGCGGTAGCGCGCGCGTGGATCAGGCCGGGCAAACGATGCAGGACATCGTGCAATCGGTGCAGCAGGTCACCACGCTGATCGCCGAAATCTCTGCCGCCTCGCGCGAGCAATTGTCCGGCATCGAGCAGGTGGCGCGCACGGTCAACGACATGGACGAAACCACCCAGCGCAATGCCGCATTGGTGGAGGAGGCCTCTGCCGCGGCACGCGCGATGGAAGAGCAGGCCGTGGAGCTGAGCGAAGCGGTATCGGTGTTCCGTCTGGATGCACGCAAACCGCGCCTGGCGGCGGTCGCATGA
- a CDS encoding DUF1456 family protein has translation MIHNDVLRSIRYMLDLSDDKVVEITHLADPEFALDKPQVQAWLKKEDEPGFEPCTDAMLARFLDGLVLRFRGRDDSQPARPLETRVGNNLVLKKLRVAFELKDVDMHAIFAGAGFPLSKPELSALFRQPGHKNFRPCGDQLLRAFLKGLTARVREAG, from the coding sequence ATGATCCACAACGATGTACTGCGCAGCATCCGCTACATGCTCGACCTCAGCGACGACAAGGTGGTAGAGATCACCCACCTGGCCGACCCCGAGTTCGCGCTCGACAAGCCGCAGGTACAGGCCTGGCTGAAGAAGGAAGACGAGCCCGGTTTCGAGCCCTGCACCGATGCGATGCTGGCGCGTTTTCTCGATGGCCTGGTGCTGCGCTTCCGCGGCCGCGACGACAGCCAGCCGGCCCGCCCGCTGGAAACCCGGGTCGGCAACAACCTGGTGCTGAAGAAACTGCGCGTGGCCTTCGAACTGAAGGACGTGGACATGCACGCCATCTTCGCCGGCGCCGGCTTCCCGCTGTCCAAACCGGAACTATCGGCCCTATTCCGCCAGCCCGGCCACAAGAATTTCCGCCCCTGCGGCGACCAACTGCTGCGCGCCTTCCTCAAGGGCCTGACCGCACGGGTACGCGAAGCCGGTTGA
- the uraH gene encoding hydroxyisourate hydrolase yields MSTLSTHVLDTASGRPAAGVTLRLFAGDTLRFAGLTNPDGRCPELTALTLPAGRYRLEFEVADYWHAAGVALTDPPFLEQVPIAFGIANNAHYHVPLLLSPYGYSTYRGS; encoded by the coding sequence ATGAGCACCCTGTCCACGCATGTGCTGGATACCGCAAGCGGCCGCCCGGCCGCGGGCGTGACGCTGCGCCTGTTCGCCGGCGACACGCTGCGCTTCGCTGGCCTCACCAATCCGGACGGCCGCTGCCCGGAACTGACCGCGCTCACCCTGCCGGCGGGCCGCTATCGGCTGGAATTCGAGGTGGCCGACTACTGGCATGCGGCTGGCGTCGCCCTGACCGACCCGCCGTTTCTGGAGCAGGTTCCCATCGCCTTCGGCATCGCCAACAACGCTCATTACCACGTGCCGCTGCTGCTTTCGCCGTACGGATATTCCACGTATCGCGGCAGCTGA
- the hpyO gene encoding FAD-dependent urate hydroxylase HpyO: MSLAHLERELARDLQRLAHGGDAWVQPRVHPAGHVYDVIIVGAGQSGLGAAFALQRERVHNVLLIDENPAGQEGPWVTYARMQTLRTPKQITSIDLGVPSLTFRAWWEAQHGSAAWDTLDKIPRGSWMDYLRWYRAALRLPVRNATQLARVEPDVAPGIHRLHLTMGAPLLTRKLVLATGIQGGGQWVVPDWIGRALPTYRYAHTSSHIDFAALAGKRVGILGGGASAFDNACFALDQGVTSAEVFVRRTELPRINPFRHMEQAGIIPRFLALPDADKYRMMASFFAHNQPPTNDTFQRACAHTGFALHLGAPWLDVAERDGAVVVRTPHGEHRFDFLAVATGLVTDPRLRPELAALSGRIACWADRYQPPPGQANPVLDAHPYLGPGFELLPRTPDDAALLHGLFAFNYSALINHGPSAAALSGLKVALPRLARAVADQLFLDDRQAIVDSYLAYDQPEFVGQWPQPTQAVA; the protein is encoded by the coding sequence ATGAGCCTGGCCCACCTCGAACGCGAGCTCGCCCGCGACCTGCAACGTCTGGCCCATGGCGGCGATGCCTGGGTGCAACCGCGCGTGCATCCGGCCGGGCACGTGTATGACGTGATCATCGTCGGCGCCGGCCAGAGCGGCCTGGGCGCGGCCTTCGCGCTGCAGCGCGAGCGCGTGCACAACGTGCTGCTCATCGACGAAAACCCCGCCGGCCAGGAAGGCCCCTGGGTGACCTACGCGCGCATGCAGACGCTGCGCACGCCCAAGCAGATCACCTCGATCGACCTGGGCGTGCCATCGCTGACCTTCCGCGCCTGGTGGGAAGCGCAACACGGCAGCGCCGCCTGGGACACGCTGGACAAGATTCCGCGCGGCAGCTGGATGGATTATCTGCGCTGGTACCGCGCGGCGCTGCGGCTGCCGGTGCGCAACGCCACGCAACTGGCGCGCGTCGAACCGGACGTCGCGCCCGGCATCCATCGTCTGCATCTGACGATGGGCGCGCCACTGCTGACGCGCAAGCTGGTCCTGGCTACCGGCATCCAGGGCGGCGGGCAGTGGGTGGTGCCGGACTGGATCGGCCGCGCCCTGCCCACCTACCGCTACGCCCACACCTCCAGCCACATCGACTTCGCCGCATTGGCCGGCAAGCGCGTGGGCATTCTCGGCGGCGGTGCCTCCGCATTCGACAACGCCTGTTTCGCGCTGGACCAAGGCGTCACCAGTGCCGAGGTGTTCGTGCGTCGCACTGAGCTGCCGCGCATCAACCCGTTCCGCCACATGGAACAGGCCGGCATCATTCCGCGGTTTCTGGCGCTGCCCGATGCGGACAAGTACCGCATGATGGCCAGCTTCTTCGCACACAACCAACCGCCCACCAACGACACCTTCCAGCGCGCCTGCGCGCACACGGGCTTTGCGCTGCATCTGGGCGCGCCGTGGCTGGACGTGGCCGAGCGCGATGGCGCCGTGGTGGTGCGCACTCCGCACGGCGAACACCGTTTCGATTTCCTGGCCGTGGCCACCGGCCTGGTCACCGACCCACGGCTGCGCCCGGAGCTGGCCGCGCTGTCCGGGCGCATCGCCTGCTGGGCGGACCGCTACCAGCCACCGCCGGGCCAGGCCAACCCGGTGCTGGATGCACACCCGTACCTGGGGCCGGGCTTCGAGCTGCTGCCGCGTACGCCGGACGATGCCGCGCTGCTGCACGGGCTGTTCGCCTTCAACTATTCGGCGCTGATCAACCACGGCCCGTCGGCGGCAGCGCTGTCCGGGCTCAAGGTCGCATTGCCACGGCTGGCGCGCGCGGTGGCCGACCAGCTGTTCCTGGACGACCGCCAGGCCATCGTCGACAGCTATCTGGCCTACGACCAACCCGAATTCGTCGGCCAGTGGCCGCAACCGACCCAGGCGGTGGCATGA
- the uraD gene encoding 2-oxo-4-hydroxy-4-carboxy-5-ureidoimidazoline decarboxylase, translating into MSAIDDNMLDDAAFVARYREVFEHSPWVVERAARRRPFDDVHRGLMQVVHDASPDDQVALIRAHPELAGKAAIDRTLTAASATEQASAGLDRLSEPEFKRFHALNRAYRHRFGFPFVICVRLHDKAGILAELERRLEAARRDEIATAIAEIGKIVHLRLEALP; encoded by the coding sequence ATGAGCGCGATCGACGACAACATGCTGGACGATGCCGCCTTCGTGGCACGCTACCGCGAGGTGTTCGAGCATTCGCCGTGGGTGGTGGAGCGCGCCGCGCGGCGTCGCCCGTTCGACGATGTGCATCGCGGCTTGATGCAGGTGGTGCATGACGCATCGCCGGACGATCAGGTCGCGCTGATTCGCGCACACCCCGAGCTGGCCGGCAAGGCGGCGATCGATCGCACGCTCACTGCCGCCTCGGCCACCGAGCAGGCCTCGGCCGGGTTGGACCGGCTCAGCGAACCCGAATTCAAGCGCTTCCACGCGCTCAACCGGGCCTATCGCCACCGGTTCGGATTTCCGTTCGTGATCTGCGTGCGGCTGCATGACAAGGCCGGCATCCTTGCCGAGCTGGAACGCCGCCTGGAGGCGGCGCGCCGCGACGAGATCGCCACCGCCATCGCCGAGATCGGCAAGATCGTCCACTTGCGCCTGGAGGCACTGCCATGA
- the hpxZ gene encoding oxalurate catabolism protein HpxZ: protein MSIHASDIDLPEVIAQVTAAFHAYESALMRDDIAAMDALFHAAPSTVRYGVGEVLYGIDAIRAFRIGRGGSPQRQLMHVEVHSYGHVYATTHAEFVREGSSARGRQSQSWVRFTDGWKVVAAHVSLQGTHA, encoded by the coding sequence ATGAGCATCCACGCCTCCGACATCGATCTGCCCGAGGTGATCGCGCAAGTGACGGCCGCCTTCCACGCGTATGAGAGTGCATTGATGCGGGATGACATCGCCGCGATGGATGCGCTGTTTCACGCAGCGCCCAGCACCGTGCGGTATGGCGTGGGAGAGGTGCTGTACGGCATCGATGCCATCCGCGCGTTTCGCATCGGCCGCGGCGGCTCGCCGCAACGTCAGCTCATGCACGTGGAAGTGCACAGCTACGGCCATGTCTACGCGACCACACATGCCGAATTCGTACGCGAAGGCAGCAGCGCGCGCGGCCGCCAGAGCCAGAGCTGGGTACGCTTTACCGATGGCTGGAAGGTGGTGGCCGCGCATGTCTCGCTGCAGGGGACGCATGCATGA